A window of Natator depressus isolate rNatDep1 chromosome 3, rNatDep2.hap1, whole genome shotgun sequence genomic DNA:
GGATTAAGAGAGACTCTTTGGAATCCATGGCCTACATTCTAAGAGGAACCCAATGCAGCAGTGAATCAGAATCTGATTCTGCACTAATAAACTCCATAGATATGTCAGTGACTTAAAAGAGTGCTAGTCTGTACACTTAAAGTGAAATTTATCCCTGTGCAGAGGCCATCACAGGTCTGGGCACTCCTTAAATCCCATTTACACCCAATTTGGAACTGGGCTGCTTCCATTCacagagatgaatttcacccttagtgaACAATGGACAGCATGAGCACAGCTAATTGTTCCTAAGGCAAGAACCAACGAGAAAGCGCTATTGTTTGGATTCACAATGTCCCAGTCAGGGACAGGTAGCAATAAGGTGTCATCTATGGTTTGGATTTGGCTGGTATGCACAGCACATCCACAGTTGTTCAGGTGGGTGTGGAACCCAAAAATTAGATGGATCCAGGACCCAACATATTCTTAATCACCCCCTGAAAAATACAAtgtgtatgtttttaaaaatgtgcattttaaaatgatgtaCCTAAGTATGTCCAAATTTTTTGTCGTTAATCATTGAAAGTTCAAGCCCTGTTTCTCCAAAatcatcttttttaaaattaaaacatttatttaagaTCAAATCGTATCGCCACGTTATTGATTAACattgtgctttttgttttgttttaaatcaacagCAAAAGTTATATAAAACCCCCACATGCTTTTGCAGTCTAAAAGAGAGAAATTATGCGAAACAGAATAAAGTATAAAGCATGCCATTGGTTCATGAACTTCATTATatggaagaattaaaaaaaaaaggatcctCAGCAACAGACAGTTGCCATAGAAATGCTCAAGCATCTAGTGCTTGTTTACAAGACACGTCTCTCTATTGTTTCTTAAATCCCTTCCTAAGGATAGCAAATCAAAAAGCAATTGAGCATCAAAAAGGAAGAATAGCGATGGTTGAATAAGAAGTTGAACTCAGTATTTCAAAGATTACAGTTTCTAATACTATTGATCCATCCTGTTTTTCTCTGCTTAGGTTAATAAATCCCTGCTGTAGCTCAGATTTTATACTTAATTTTCACGCTGGCAAAAATTAAGATAAAAAGTAAGGCACCAAAAAACCCTGCCCTAGATAATAACAAACCACCATAAGCCTCATTAATTATTACAGCTGAGCTGAAAATGTGCAAGTGATTGAGCTGTAGGTGGTATTTCTGCTTAAGATCCCATAAATAGGTATTTCCTTACAATACACCCTATCTTTGTCAGTTGTACAAACCTGTTAAATACGTGAATTTAACAGTGTCAGTATGAGAGTGTAGAAACTGTTTAATCCCAGTCCATAGTATCCGGTCTTTTGTCACAACAAATATTGTGTTACAAGAAGCAGAGCACCCTTGCTGGTAATATCAATCTGTTTACCAAACATCTAACTAATTGGTAAACATAATGGAGGTTCCTCTTAATTAATGGCAGACTCCATGTGGGAGGGCATATATAAAAGGGTAtgttttccccatctggtttATTGGTATTTTCAGTAACAAAAAGCTAAACGATAGTTGTAAGCAGTAATTCAACTGTGCTCTTTATGAAGTCTCCATCTTTATAACTAGCTCACTGATGCAGATCATACAGATGCTTTATGCAATCTGCTCTCCAGTCATTTAAAACTATCTGCAATGTCTGTGGCATGATTGTATCCGTTGTACAAAACTATAAAGAATCCATTCAAAATACAATTTTGATAGATAACATGCTGTGCATGCTCCAGAGTTACAGCCAAAGAGGTGGCTCATATTTTACTTCCTTTGCTGCAGCACATTTTATTACTTGGCAAAGATTCCTTTCCCCTTAAGGACTTTTTCCAAGATTCATTTATGTTGCTCTTGTCATTACATCCAGTCTCAAAATAATCATAAAATTTGCCTTTACATTCAAGAGCAAGGTCGCCTTTCATAGGTTCACAGTTTAGAGTGATACCATCTTGATCAGTTTTGTTACCTCCTTTCTCATCATTTAATTTTGCCTTTTCCTGATTACCATGAGACTCGGCATTAGTAATGAATATTTCGTTAGCAAGAACCTGGTCGTCACGCCTGTAAACAGGGGCGCTGCCGATGCCATAATCCACCTGGTGGGAACAACTTGGCAAAGAtataggggaggaggaggaagaggaggaggaggaagaagaggaagaagaagtcTCCCCATTAGTATTAACAGAGAAGGGTAAATTTAAATAGTGACTGCCACATTCTTGATAAAAGCAGCAAGTATGGAACTTTTCACACTCCTCTTTTGCCATCCGAAGACGTTTTCTGTAAGGACAGTCTTGAGCCATAAACCACTCTTGCGATGAGGGACCACCAAAAGAGCAAGCAGAGAAGCACCAGTTGTTTTGCATGACAATTTCTCCATGGATTCTCTTCATTAAATTGTTTATGAGGACGGATCTCCGTAGGTAGACTTCGGGATCATCGATAAATTTCAGTTTTTCCAAAGACATGTAAAGAATGTGTGCCCGCTCCTCAAAAACAGAAACTGTCTGAAAACgaaaaaggcaaaaaaagagGTTAGAGTGTTTTGCTTTATGCAATAAGAAGAATATTAAGCAGCCTATTGGCAGTATGTAACTCCAGCTAACATTTTGGATGGGCCAAATTTCCTCAGGGATCTCAGCTTGGCCTCTGAATTTGTGCACCCATGCATTTAGGGACCCTATTTTTCATGGCCAGAATGTCAGATGTGCACCCATACTGGGGAGACAAATAGCTAAGTGTTTGATATGT
This region includes:
- the SERTAD4 gene encoding SERTA domain-containing protein 4; this encodes MTLVLSMQRFCEPIVSGGAAEIAEYQTLWGSHCGSKTSPSDPQQQGDRAPCHSLAGSHYRGISNPITTSKITYFKRKYVEEEDFHPPLSSCTHKTVSVFEERAHILYMSLEKLKFIDDPEVYLRRSVLINNLMKRIHGEIVMQNNWCFSACSFGGPSSQEWFMAQDCPYRKRLRMAKEECEKFHTCCFYQECGSHYLNLPFSVNTNGETSSSSSSSSSSSSSSPISLPSCSHQVDYGIGSAPVYRRDDQVLANEIFITNAESHGNQEKAKLNDEKGGNKTDQDGITLNCEPMKGDLALECKGKFYDYFETGCNDKSNINESWKKSLRGKESLPSNKMCCSKGSKI